One Gordonia mangrovi genomic region harbors:
- a CDS encoding DUF1365 domain-containing protein, whose translation MPTRIRHARTSPIRHGFTHRSVSWLIDVDHPPRPRRWLRPFAHFRPADHFPHPSSPDDTLRSRLDTQLAAADIAPPTGRVVALLSPRVAGHVFNPLSVYWCHHRNGTLDVVVAEVHNTYGERHCYVVRPDEHGDALVPKEFYVSPFNDVNGTYRLHVPPPSADGRVAVSVTLHREGQDPFTASVAGRARPATTAEIIRTQVRAPLAPLLVSARIRVHGIRLWLKRLPVIARPAHRTSLTTAGCTTSGTPVSRKDDHERSAP comes from the coding sequence GTGCCCACCCGTATCCGGCACGCCCGCACCTCACCGATCCGGCACGGGTTCACCCACCGCAGCGTGTCCTGGCTGATCGACGTCGATCACCCACCACGTCCCCGACGGTGGCTGCGGCCCTTCGCGCACTTTCGGCCCGCCGACCACTTTCCACACCCGAGCAGCCCCGACGACACATTGCGCAGCCGACTCGACACCCAGCTCGCCGCCGCCGACATCGCACCGCCCACCGGTCGGGTGGTGGCGCTGTTGTCACCGCGGGTGGCCGGGCATGTGTTCAATCCGCTCAGCGTGTACTGGTGCCACCATCGCAACGGGACGCTCGACGTCGTCGTCGCCGAGGTGCACAACACCTACGGCGAACGACACTGCTACGTGGTGCGTCCCGACGAGCACGGAGATGCACTGGTACCCAAGGAGTTCTACGTTTCTCCGTTCAACGACGTGAACGGCACCTACCGACTGCACGTGCCGCCGCCGAGCGCCGACGGCCGGGTCGCGGTGTCGGTGACCCTGCACCGTGAGGGCCAGGACCCGTTCACCGCATCCGTCGCCGGCCGGGCTCGTCCGGCCACCACGGCCGAGATCATCCGGACCCAGGTGCGCGCGCCGTTGGCCCCGCTGCTGGTGTCCGCACGAATCCGGGTGCACGGAATCCGACTGTGGCTCAAACGACTCCCCGTCATCGCACGCCCGGCCCACCGCACTTCCCTGACCACTGCCGGATGCACCACATCCGGCACCCCCGTCTCGCGAAAGGACGACCATGAACGCTCCGCTCCGTGA
- a CDS encoding class I SAM-dependent methyltransferase → MNAPLRDLSGDSADHRTPDDTDSTASDLTPAEAARWPDVAQPPRGRTTAIRSAAAARLFRHAVRGVDVRVELPDGTVLGNHGDRVLPRMIIRRPVEFARRVGAGGLIGFGESYMAGDWTTDDLVGVLTPFATRVARLVPRPLQTLRSVVLPKHPESEENSTKNTRRNIARHYDLSNDLFALFLDETMTYSSALFADLERGTRPPWSDLEAAQHRKIDRLLDAAGVGPGTRLLEIGTGWGELCLRAAARGATVRSVTLSSEQQALARQRVARAGVADRVQIDLCDYRAVRGEYDAVVSVEMIEAVGEKYWPIYFQTIDRVLAPGGRVAIQAITMPHDRMVASRSTYTWVHKYIFPGGQLTSLKALDAVTRRHTSLRLTERAAMGRHYAETLRLWRERFTARRGEVAALGFDTTFRRMWEFYLAYSEAGFRAGYLDVRQLVFTRDAPRQRGRR, encoded by the coding sequence ATGAACGCTCCGCTCCGTGACCTCTCCGGCGACTCCGCCGACCATCGCACCCCCGACGACACCGACAGCACCGCATCCGATCTGACGCCCGCCGAGGCTGCGCGTTGGCCGGACGTCGCGCAGCCGCCACGAGGACGAACCACCGCCATCCGAAGCGCTGCGGCCGCCCGACTGTTCCGCCATGCCGTACGCGGCGTGGATGTCCGGGTCGAGCTGCCCGACGGCACCGTGCTGGGCAACCACGGCGATCGGGTGCTGCCACGGATGATCATTCGCCGACCGGTCGAGTTCGCCCGGCGGGTGGGTGCCGGCGGCTTGATCGGCTTCGGGGAGTCATACATGGCCGGCGACTGGACCACCGACGACCTGGTCGGTGTCCTGACGCCGTTCGCCACTCGGGTGGCGCGGCTCGTGCCGCGGCCCCTGCAGACGCTGCGTTCCGTCGTCCTGCCGAAACATCCGGAATCAGAAGAGAATTCCACCAAGAACACGCGGCGCAACATCGCCCGTCACTACGACCTGTCCAACGATCTGTTCGCGCTGTTCCTCGACGAGACGATGACCTACTCGAGCGCACTGTTCGCCGACCTCGAACGCGGGACCCGGCCGCCGTGGTCGGATCTGGAAGCCGCGCAGCACCGCAAGATCGATCGGCTGTTGGATGCCGCCGGGGTCGGCCCGGGTACTCGTCTGCTCGAGATCGGCACCGGCTGGGGCGAGTTGTGCCTGCGTGCCGCCGCCCGTGGTGCGACGGTCCGCTCGGTCACCCTGTCGTCGGAGCAGCAGGCCCTCGCCCGCCAACGAGTCGCCCGGGCCGGCGTCGCCGATCGCGTCCAGATCGATCTGTGCGACTACCGCGCGGTGCGGGGTGAGTACGACGCGGTGGTGTCGGTGGAGATGATCGAGGCCGTCGGCGAAAAGTACTGGCCGATCTACTTCCAGACGATAGACCGCGTGCTGGCACCGGGCGGTCGAGTCGCCATCCAGGCGATCACCATGCCGCACGACCGGATGGTCGCCTCCCGCAGCACCTACACCTGGGTGCACAAATATATCTTCCCCGGCGGCCAGTTGACCTCGCTGAAAGCCCTCGACGCGGTGACCCGCCGCCACACCTCACTGCGCCTCACCGAACGCGCGGCGATGGGCCGGCACTACGCCGAGACGCTGCGCCTGTGGCGGGAACGGTTCACCGCGCGCCGCGGCGAGGTCGCCGCGCTCGGATTCGACACCACCTTCCGGCGCATGTGGGAGTTCTACCTCGCCTACTCCGAGGCCGGCTTCCGGGCCGGCTATCTGGACGTTCGCCAGCTCGTCTTCACCCGGGACGCACCCCGACAAAGGGGCCGACGATGA
- a CDS encoding DUF1295 domain-containing protein, giving the protein MIPGISPWAAFGIITAAALIFLVVLHGVTMAIGHRIGRYNVVDVSWGLGFVGISWLALILGPGDATRRWLLAALVSVWGLRLSWHMYQKSAGKGEDPRYTEMLERAGGSGVAVVARKIFATQGISQWFVSLPIQVSAVVGATTGVWTVVLVAGVALWLVGFTFEAVGDAQLRRFKADPANKGKIMDRGLWSWTRHPNYFGDSSVWWGVWLIAASSWPGVLTVLSPVAMTYFLVYATGARLLEQSMSKRPGYPEYQERTSYFLPLPPRTRAGSAP; this is encoded by the coding sequence ATGATCCCGGGCATCTCGCCTTGGGCGGCATTCGGGATCATCACCGCGGCGGCGCTGATCTTCCTGGTGGTGCTGCACGGCGTCACGATGGCGATCGGCCATCGCATCGGCCGCTACAACGTGGTCGACGTGTCGTGGGGGCTCGGCTTCGTCGGGATCTCCTGGCTGGCACTGATCCTCGGTCCCGGCGATGCCACCCGACGCTGGCTGCTCGCCGCGCTCGTCAGCGTGTGGGGTCTGCGGCTGAGCTGGCACATGTATCAGAAGTCGGCCGGCAAGGGCGAGGACCCCCGCTACACCGAGATGCTGGAACGCGCCGGCGGCTCCGGCGTCGCCGTCGTGGCCCGCAAGATCTTTGCCACCCAGGGCATCTCACAGTGGTTCGTGTCGCTGCCGATCCAGGTCTCGGCGGTGGTCGGCGCCACCACCGGCGTGTGGACCGTCGTGCTGGTCGCCGGAGTCGCGCTGTGGTTGGTGGGCTTCACCTTCGAAGCCGTCGGCGACGCCCAGCTGCGCCGGTTCAAGGCCGACCCGGCGAACAAGGGCAAGATCATGGACCGCGGCCTGTGGTCGTGGACGCGCCATCCCAACTATTTCGGCGACTCCAGCGTGTGGTGGGGTGTGTGGCTGATCGCGGCCAGCAGCTGGCCCGGAGTCTTGACCGTGCTGTCGCCGGTGGCGATGACCTACTTCCTGGTCTACGCGACCGGCGCGCGGCTGCTCGAGCAATCGATGAGCAAACGACCCGGGTACCCCGAGTATCAGGAGCGCACCTCGTACTTCCTGCCGCTGCCGCCGCGAACACGGGCGGGGTCCGCGCCATGA
- a CDS encoding sigma-70 family RNA polymerase sigma factor, whose amino-acid sequence MMLLAPGGSAPGRVGAGKSLRVGRPPTRLIDDDDRVCAVTADPASDVAVLPALLDRIATGDSEAFARFYDLTCDRVYGMVLRVLRDPGFSEETTQEVFLQVWRSAHSFDPHAGSALSWLITLAHRRAVDRVRSESAATRRDVNYGLAGIPSTFDEVTEAVESREVTREVIGCLETLTDVQRQSVDLAYYHGLTYREVAERLSVALPTIKSRIRDGLKRLRQCLGDRDA is encoded by the coding sequence ATGATGCTGCTCGCACCCGGCGGGTCGGCGCCCGGCCGGGTCGGGGCGGGCAAGTCGTTGAGGGTCGGCCGCCCGCCTACTAGGCTGATCGACGATGACGACCGAGTGTGCGCGGTGACCGCAGATCCCGCATCCGACGTGGCCGTGCTGCCGGCCCTGCTCGATCGGATCGCGACCGGCGACTCCGAGGCCTTTGCACGCTTCTATGACCTGACCTGTGACCGTGTGTACGGCATGGTGTTGCGGGTGTTGCGCGACCCCGGGTTCAGCGAGGAGACCACCCAGGAGGTGTTCCTGCAGGTGTGGCGTTCGGCGCACTCGTTTGATCCCCACGCCGGGTCGGCGCTGTCCTGGCTGATCACCCTCGCCCACCGCCGCGCCGTGGACCGGGTGCGGTCGGAGTCGGCCGCCACGCGGCGCGACGTCAACTACGGCCTGGCCGGCATCCCGTCGACCTTCGACGAGGTCACCGAGGCCGTCGAGTCCCGTGAGGTCACCCGCGAGGTGATCGGCTGCTTGGAGACACTAACCGACGTGCAGCGTCAGTCCGTGGACCTCGCCTACTATCACGGCCTCACCTATCGGGAGGTCGCCGAACGTCTCTCTGTCGCCTTGCCGACCATCAAATCGCGCATCCGCGACGGCCTCAAGCGGCTGCGACAGTGTCTGGGGGATCGTGATGCCTGA
- a CDS encoding anti-sigma factor — MPDDELLDLAPVVGLDALDAAELAELQGRLDAETPEVRAAFDRQVAATREAMAGVSHVTATTPPETLRDRVLAAARAEAEPATSATDEAQPTATVIPLHRRRRLMYAAAAAVVAVAIGAIGWVVGVATTSEDSSPQTAEQVFAAKDVRTSSGDVATGRATVTYSPTADAGVLVMNDVPPPEPGTVYQMWLVGPTGETSAGTMTDQDVAPSTTAVIDGLGDATALAFTVEPPGGSTQPTGPLVAELPLS, encoded by the coding sequence ATGCCTGACGACGAACTCCTCGATCTCGCCCCTGTGGTGGGCCTCGACGCCCTGGACGCTGCCGAACTCGCCGAGCTGCAGGGCCGCCTGGACGCCGAGACGCCCGAGGTCCGCGCGGCATTCGACCGGCAGGTGGCCGCCACGCGGGAGGCGATGGCCGGTGTCAGCCACGTGACCGCGACGACGCCCCCCGAGACGTTGCGCGACCGGGTGCTCGCCGCCGCACGCGCCGAGGCCGAGCCGGCGACGAGCGCCACCGACGAGGCCCAGCCGACCGCGACGGTGATCCCGCTGCATCGCCGGCGCCGCCTGATGTATGCCGCCGCCGCGGCTGTGGTGGCCGTGGCCATCGGTGCCATCGGTTGGGTGGTCGGCGTCGCCACGACCTCCGAGGACTCATCCCCACAAACCGCCGAGCAGGTGTTCGCGGCAAAGGACGTGCGCACCTCCTCGGGTGATGTCGCGACCGGCCGCGCGACGGTCACGTATTCACCGACCGCAGACGCGGGCGTGTTGGTGATGAACGACGTCCCGCCACCTGAGCCGGGCACGGTCTATCAGATGTGGCTGGTCGGTCCGACCGGCGAAACGTCGGCGGGCACGATGACCGACCAGGACGTCGCGCCATCGACCACCGCGGTGATCGACGGCCTCGGTGACGCCACCGCCCTGGCCTTCACCGTCGAACCACCCGGCGGGTCGACCCAACCCACCGGCCCCCTCGTGGCCGAGTTGCCGTTGAGCTGA
- a CDS encoding ATP-dependent DNA ligase, whose protein sequence is MELSRVVDTSAAVAATRSRKVKSAELGALLDAASADEIPIVVAWLSGIIGQGRLGVGWRSLTSLVGPPAVEPTLTVDGVDEVFDRLAGARGPGSTTLRRELMTELFAAATESEQQFLRRLMTGELRQGALAGVMVDAIAAASGQPLDLVRRAHMLTGSLPETASIAVHGGADELAAVGLQVGRAVAPMLATPADSLADAVTSLGPDLVVDFKLDGARVQVHRRGDEVRVYTRSLRDITAAVPDIVDVARRLPCDTVILDGETLTLDADGRPRPFQDTMSRFGSAGVADDDPTALLRPFFFDCLHLDGVDLIDRPLTDRLDALTALAPDLRIPSVVNPSVEQAQRHLDAALDAGHEGVMVKSLTGPYAAGRRGKTWQKVKPVHTFDLVVLGAEWGSGRRTGFLSNLHLGARDPDGGRPVMVGKTFKGLTDALLQWQTDEFPKHESHRDSYTMYLRPEIVVEIELDGVQRSSRYPGGLALRFARVVRYRPDKTADDADTIDSIRALLPAGD, encoded by the coding sequence ATGGAACTCTCCCGGGTCGTCGACACCTCGGCGGCCGTCGCCGCTACCCGATCCCGCAAGGTCAAATCCGCGGAACTCGGGGCGCTGCTCGATGCTGCGTCGGCCGATGAGATCCCCATCGTGGTGGCCTGGTTGTCCGGGATCATCGGGCAGGGCCGCCTCGGGGTGGGCTGGCGTTCGCTGACGTCGCTGGTGGGCCCGCCCGCGGTGGAACCGACGCTGACCGTCGACGGGGTGGACGAAGTCTTCGACCGGCTGGCCGGGGCCCGCGGCCCGGGATCGACGACCTTGCGGCGGGAACTCATGACGGAGCTGTTCGCCGCCGCCACCGAATCCGAACAGCAGTTCCTGCGCCGACTGATGACCGGCGAACTCCGACAAGGGGCGTTGGCCGGCGTGATGGTCGACGCGATCGCGGCGGCATCCGGGCAGCCGCTCGACCTGGTTCGGCGGGCTCACATGCTGACCGGGTCGCTGCCCGAGACCGCGTCGATCGCCGTCCACGGTGGTGCCGACGAGCTCGCGGCCGTGGGGTTGCAGGTGGGGCGTGCGGTGGCACCGATGTTGGCCACGCCCGCCGACTCGCTGGCGGATGCGGTCACCTCGCTGGGCCCAGATCTGGTGGTGGACTTCAAACTCGACGGCGCACGGGTGCAGGTGCATCGCCGCGGCGACGAGGTGCGGGTCTACACCCGCAGCCTGCGTGACATCACCGCGGCGGTCCCCGACATCGTCGACGTGGCACGCAGGCTCCCCTGCGACACGGTGATCCTCGACGGTGAGACGCTCACCCTGGACGCCGATGGTCGGCCGCGTCCGTTCCAGGACACCATGAGTCGGTTCGGTTCGGCCGGGGTGGCCGACGACGATCCCACGGCGCTGCTGCGGCCGTTCTTCTTCGACTGTCTGCACCTCGACGGCGTCGACCTCATCGACCGGCCGCTGACCGACCGGCTCGACGCGTTGACCGCGCTCGCCCCGGATCTGCGCATCCCGTCGGTGGTCAATCCCAGCGTCGAGCAGGCGCAACGCCATCTCGATGCTGCGCTCGACGCCGGCCACGAGGGTGTGATGGTGAAGTCGCTGACCGGGCCGTACGCGGCGGGTCGGCGCGGGAAGACCTGGCAGAAGGTCAAACCGGTGCACACCTTCGACCTGGTGGTGCTCGGCGCGGAGTGGGGCTCGGGTCGCCGGACCGGCTTCCTGTCGAATCTGCACCTCGGTGCGCGCGACCCTGACGGCGGGCGGCCGGTGATGGTCGGCAAGACGTTCAAAGGTCTCACCGACGCGCTGCTGCAGTGGCAGACCGACGAGTTCCCGAAACACGAGAGCCACCGCGACTCCTACACGATGTACCTGCGGCCGGAGATCGTGGTGGAGATCGAACTCGATGGCGTGCAGCGCAGTTCGCGCTACCCAGGGGGTCTGGCGCTGCGGTTCGCCCGAGTCGTGCGGTATCGCCCGGACAAGACCGCCGACGACGCCGACACCATCGATTCGATCCGCGCCTTGCTGCCGGCCGGCGACTGA
- a CDS encoding MBL fold metallo-hydrolase has translation MALQIENVITSGKFELDGGSWDVDNNIWIVGDDSEVVIIDAAHSAKPILDVVGDRTVKAILLTHGHNDHITVAPELSEATGAPILLHPGDDMLWNETHPDVTHQDLEDGQQVQIAGTSLTVINTPGHSPGSSVVYAPEAGVLFSGDTLFQGGPGATGRSYSDFPTIIASIQEKIFTLDPETKVYTGHGDGTTVGTESPHLEEWIKRGS, from the coding sequence ATGGCGTTGCAGATCGAGAATGTCATCACCTCCGGGAAGTTCGAGCTCGACGGCGGTTCCTGGGATGTCGACAACAACATCTGGATCGTCGGCGACGACTCCGAGGTCGTCATCATCGACGCCGCCCACTCCGCCAAGCCGATCCTCGACGTGGTGGGTGACCGGACGGTGAAGGCGATCCTGCTGACCCACGGCCACAACGATCACATCACCGTGGCGCCGGAGCTGTCGGAGGCGACCGGAGCGCCGATCCTGCTGCACCCGGGTGACGACATGCTGTGGAACGAGACGCATCCCGACGTCACCCATCAGGACCTCGAGGACGGCCAGCAGGTCCAGATCGCGGGAACGTCGCTCACGGTGATCAATACGCCCGGACATTCGCCGGGGTCGTCGGTGGTCTACGCGCCGGAAGCCGGCGTCCTGTTCTCCGGTGACACCCTGTTCCAGGGTGGGCCCGGTGCGACCGGGCGTTCGTATTCCGACTTCCCGACCATCATCGCCTCCATCCAGGAGAAGATCTTCACCCTCGATCCGGAGACGAAGGTCTACACCGGTCACGGCGACGGCACCACCGTCGGCACCGAGTCGCCGCACCTCGAGGAGTGGATCAAGCGCGGCAGCTGA
- a CDS encoding S-(hydroxymethyl)mycothiol dehydrogenase: protein MSQTVKGVISRSKGAPTEVVDVVIPDPGPRDVVVSIKACGVCHTDLAYKQGGINDEYPFLLGHEAAGTVESVGADVTHVEVGDFVVLNWRAVCGQCRACKRGRPWYCFDTFNASMPMTLTDGTELSPALGIGAFAEKTLIHELQCTKVNPETDPAVAGLLGCGVMAGLGAAMNTGNVGRGDSVAVIGCGGVGDAAIAGAKLAGATTIIAIDRDSAKLEWAVDLGATHTINGTEVDDVVTAVQELTDGNGVDVVVDAVGRPETYKQAFYARDLAGTVVLVGVPTPEMTLEMPLIDFFSRGGALKSSWYGDCLPERDFPMLIDLYEQGRLPLEKFVTERVGLTDVEAAFESMEAGKVLRSVVEL, encoded by the coding sequence ATGTCGCAGACAGTCAAGGGAGTCATCTCACGGAGCAAGGGCGCGCCGACAGAGGTGGTCGACGTGGTGATTCCCGATCCCGGACCCCGGGATGTGGTGGTGTCGATCAAGGCGTGCGGCGTGTGCCACACCGACCTCGCCTACAAACAGGGCGGCATCAACGACGAATACCCGTTCCTCCTCGGTCACGAGGCCGCCGGCACGGTCGAGTCGGTGGGTGCCGATGTGACCCACGTCGAGGTGGGTGACTTCGTCGTCCTCAATTGGCGGGCCGTCTGCGGTCAGTGCCGGGCCTGTAAGCGCGGCCGCCCGTGGTACTGCTTCGACACCTTCAATGCGAGTATGCCGATGACGCTGACCGACGGCACCGAACTGAGCCCGGCACTGGGCATCGGCGCGTTCGCAGAGAAGACGCTGATCCACGAATTGCAGTGCACCAAGGTCAATCCGGAAACCGATCCGGCCGTTGCCGGATTGCTGGGTTGCGGTGTGATGGCCGGACTCGGTGCGGCGATGAACACCGGCAATGTCGGCCGCGGTGACTCGGTGGCCGTGATCGGTTGCGGCGGTGTCGGTGACGCGGCCATCGCGGGTGCGAAGCTCGCCGGTGCGACCACCATCATCGCGATCGACCGTGACTCGGCGAAGCTGGAGTGGGCCGTCGATCTGGGTGCGACGCACACCATCAACGGCACCGAGGTCGACGATGTGGTGACCGCCGTACAGGAACTGACCGACGGCAACGGTGTGGACGTCGTGGTGGATGCCGTGGGTCGCCCGGAAACCTACAAGCAGGCCTTCTATGCCCGTGACCTCGCCGGAACGGTGGTGCTCGTCGGCGTGCCCACCCCGGAGATGACCCTGGAGATGCCGCTGATCGACTTCTTCTCACGCGGCGGTGCACTCAAGTCGTCGTGGTACGGCGACTGCCTGCCCGAACGCGACTTCCCGATGCTGATCGACCTGTACGAGCAGGGTCGCTTGCCGTTGGAGAAGTTCGTCACCGAACGCGTCGGCCTGACCGACGTCGAGGCGGCCTTCGAGTCGATGGAGGCCGGCAAGGTGCTGCGATCGGTGGTGGAGCTCTGA
- a CDS encoding helix-turn-helix transcriptional regulator → MSSDRLRQLRAVIDGPLPEIAARFSRFVGPEWPHHALIIFTRECTGRPRKVAGDRDIVDRVTIDELDALKEATDPGTVATTTALIGGVTRDVRTVRDETDTLLVLITKPSRTISDDQAVSGDRLRGWFAIVSTSIRQQVAQASPDYLAESRAASSERARTIAQLTQTHEDALVAILGTLRARDLDDRTARSAAAETASAALIALRAVSDSDHKLATEDLDAAFARLRVELGPVAEQLRVDVDYVGPTTRGRTLPGEIAHAARAIVRIVAVAFGTQRTVSRLRIAWDCVDDELHIDIRDQGAGDLDGDTLTRQLTGRLQTLGGRLEVETLPGWGSRVSARIPLDTAAERPDHDVLSTLNPRELEVLGHLALGRRNKTIAAELGVSESTVKFHVTAILQKLQVSNRGEAGLLAARAGITAE, encoded by the coding sequence GTGAGTAGCGACCGCCTGCGGCAACTTCGCGCGGTCATCGACGGCCCACTGCCGGAGATCGCCGCACGTTTCTCCCGTTTCGTGGGGCCCGAGTGGCCGCACCACGCGCTGATCATCTTCACCCGGGAATGTACGGGTCGACCGCGTAAGGTCGCCGGCGACCGAGACATCGTCGACCGCGTCACGATCGATGAGCTCGACGCACTCAAGGAGGCGACCGACCCCGGGACGGTCGCCACGACGACCGCGCTGATCGGTGGGGTGACCCGCGACGTCCGAACGGTGCGCGACGAGACCGACACCCTGCTCGTGCTGATCACGAAACCGTCGAGAACGATCTCCGACGATCAGGCGGTGTCCGGCGATCGGCTGCGCGGATGGTTCGCAATCGTCTCGACCTCGATCCGTCAGCAGGTGGCTCAGGCCAGCCCCGACTACCTCGCCGAATCCCGGGCGGCATCGAGCGAACGTGCCCGCACCATCGCTCAGCTGACCCAGACCCACGAGGACGCACTGGTGGCGATCCTCGGGACGCTGCGCGCACGCGACCTCGACGATCGGACAGCACGCTCGGCCGCCGCGGAAACCGCGTCGGCCGCGCTCATCGCGCTGCGGGCGGTGAGCGACTCGGACCACAAGCTCGCCACCGAGGACCTCGACGCGGCGTTCGCGCGTCTGCGCGTCGAGTTGGGACCCGTCGCGGAGCAACTTCGCGTCGACGTCGACTACGTCGGCCCGACGACTCGTGGACGCACCCTCCCCGGCGAGATCGCGCACGCCGCGCGGGCGATCGTGCGGATCGTCGCGGTGGCCTTCGGTACGCAGCGGACGGTGTCCAGACTGCGCATCGCGTGGGACTGCGTTGACGACGAACTGCACATCGACATTCGGGATCAGGGCGCCGGCGACCTCGATGGAGACACGCTGACCAGGCAGTTGACCGGTCGGCTGCAAACCCTCGGCGGCCGCCTGGAGGTGGAGACGTTACCCGGCTGGGGCAGTCGGGTGTCGGCACGGATTCCGCTGGACACGGCCGCCGAGCGCCCCGACCACGACGTGTTGTCGACGCTCAATCCGCGTGAGCTGGAGGTGCTCGGTCACCTGGCGCTGGGGAGACGCAACAAGACGATCGCCGCCGAGCTCGGGGTCAGCGAGAGCACCGTCAAGTTTCATGTGACGGCGATCCTGCAGAAGCTGCAGGTGTCCAACCGGGGTGAAGCCGGGCTGCTGGCGGCGCGGGCCGGGATCACCGCCGAGTGA
- a CDS encoding DUF7218 family protein, whose translation MPERDPGPSVKDNELYEKLRDEGNSKEKSARIANAAANQSRSSVGEKGGESPSYEDWTVDELQDRAKELDISGYSNLRKDELIEKLRNH comes from the coding sequence ATGCCAGAACGTGACCCGGGCCCGTCCGTCAAGGACAACGAACTCTACGAAAAGCTGCGTGACGAAGGCAATTCGAAGGAGAAGTCGGCGCGCATCGCCAACGCCGCTGCGAACCAATCCCGCTCGTCGGTCGGCGAGAAGGGCGGAGAATCGCCGTCCTACGAGGACTGGACTGTTGACGAGTTACAAGACCGCGCAAAGGAACTCGACATCTCAGGGTATTCGAATCTGAGAAAGGACGAGTTGATCGAGAAGCTGCGCAACCACTAG